Proteins encoded by one window of Bactrocera oleae isolate idBacOlea1 chromosome 4, idBacOlea1, whole genome shotgun sequence:
- the LOC138856878 gene encoding V-type proton ATPase subunit C-like isoform X2, translated as MYVTGPGPPDDNTHAHSELTGKASNLSNSRDTTTTTTTCSACHTGSLNNCSSSEASAASASEREFDLCASSPVCACDECAASANVSASVSASGVSACASASATATTLEADECYPFTSSSLNVPTCHASVIASATATASANAYAYACTSAADCASAAVVANNASYCSTSAPTTMVADERRNAATTTSTTTASKFFNSFSSNNNNNTCNINNNNRLGLTISCSGANMLQLHQSQQHHPHQQHHHHQQQQHHEPLHLQHPLLQQHHHHHHHHQQQQLHHHHHHQPHHHHHQSPLSDGGEGHDQQNLKGSNSTSDLSDTFDWWFHRHKRNSKKSRSSPVSSCCGSSSHGRSSPDTDLGEPPAFPLSPVYNADILIFLECLPPSLATCIHKYIQPCA; from the exons atgtatgtaacaggTCCGGGGCCGCCCGACGACAACACGCATGCGCATTCGGAATTGACGGGTAAAGCATCAAATTTATCGAATAGTCGTGACACGACCACTACCACTACCACTTGTTCCGCATGCCACACCGGAAGCCTAAATAATTGCTCCTCTAGCGAGGCATCTGCAGCGTCTGCGTCTGAGCGTGAATTCGATTTGTGTGCATCGTCGCCTGTGTGCGCGTGTGATGAATGTGCTGCCAGTGCCAATGTGAGCGCTAGCGTTAGCGCGAGCGGCGTCAGCGCCTGCGCTAGTGCGAGCGCCACAGCCACCACCCTTGAGGCTGATGAATGTTATCCTTTTACTTCTTCCTCCCTGAATGTGCCTACATGCCATGCGTCCGTCATCGCATCCGCAACCGCAACCGCATCCGCCAATGCCTACGCCTACGCCTGCACCTCTGCCGCCGATTGCGCATCCGCTGCCGTTGTTGCTAATAATGCCTCATATTGCTCCACATCGGCGCCCACCACAATGGTCGCTGATGAGCGCCGCAACGCTGCTACTACTACTTCTACTACTACCGctagtaaattttttaacagcttttccagcaacaataacaacaacacatgcaacataaataataataatcgttTGGGTTTGACGATCAGTTGTAGCGGCGCAAATATGCTGCAACTGCATCAGTCACAACAGCATCATCCCCACCAACAGCACCACcatcaccaacaacagcaacaccacGAACCGCTTCACCTACAACATCCGTTGTTGCAACAacatcaccaccaccaccatcatcatcaacaacaacaactccaccaccaccaccatcatCAGCCTCATCATCACCACCATCAGTCGCCGCTCTCGGACGGTGGTGAGGGACACGATCAGCAGAACCTGAAGGGCAGCAACAGCACGTCGGATTTGAGTGATACATTCGATTGGTGGTTTCATAGGCAtaaaagaaattcgaaaaagaGCAG ATCGTCCCCAGTGAGTAGTTGTTGTGGCAGTAGTAGTCACGGTCGTTCCAGTCCGGACACAGATTTGGGCGAACCACCGGCATTCCCATTAAGTCCAG TGTATAATGCTGATATTCTGATATTCCTTGAGTGTTTGCCACCATCACTAGCtacttgcatacataaatacatacaaccaTGTGCATAG
- the ppk gene encoding pickpocket protein 28: MEVSNRGSEATLPQVDTKLPTPTKNADSLSTISGLSEVPSDIIIKSRIKYGSRWSACKGLIMEYSKNTTIHGLRYLVELHRPFYEKLYWFIVLVISVYFAISLIWATYLKWQDTPVILGFDETLVPVHKIPFPTITICPEIKMERNMFDFTNVSSRILEEIQKYGSFQNYEDISETDMERFMSTLHICESEVVQRFAKYLPKDFRPNITQTLVDISISKNETGPFCKWNGRFYFCDKIFNFVATDEGICYQFNGLQAKDIYRDVSFVNYYDEDVVDFNNFFEPLPRFNELTGNWSLDDGYVGQGYNSYPQRTAFSSARNGFFAFLQGFQHNFEYTCRSFKQGYKVFLTSPESVPVTTSNYILLPHGDEVMVSVLPHYVISTDNLHDFSPEKRQCYFNDERYLRYFRSYSQSNCQVECLTNFTISKCGCAKFWMPKPKDVPVCAVNDINCYDTAQSELSILIQNQTMQATMDPNMKIICDCMPACTSLDYNVEISSARYELNKTLQAFREVYEHEDFMGSRLSVYFKEHQFTAIKRTVLFSIATLIANWGGILGLFMGISSLSLIELVYFFSVRLYDNLRKRRQTKKRLMKLEAEHER, from the exons ATGGAAGTCAGCAATAGAGGCTCAGAGGCAACACTACCACAAGTGGATACAAAACTGCCAACGCCCACCAAGAATGCCGATTCTTTGAGTACCATATCTGGACTTAGTGAAGTGCCGAGcgatataattattaaatcacGGATTAAATATGGTTCAAGGTGGTCTGCCTGCAAGGGCTTAATTATGGAATATTCGAAGAATACAACCATTCATGGACTACGTTACTTAGTGGAATTGCATAGGCCATTTTATGAGAA aTTATATTGGTTCATTGTGCTTGTAATTTCGGTATATTTTGCGATTTCGCTCATTTGGGCCACTTACCTTAAATGGCAGGACACACCTGTCATATTGGGTTTTGATGAAACTCTTGTGCCTGTGCATAAGATACCCTTCCCCACAATTACCATATGCCCGGAAATAAAAATGGAACGCAATATGTTTGATTTTACCAACGTTTCAAGTCGCATATTGGAGGAGATACAAAAATATGGCTCATTCCAAAATTATGAAGATATAAGCGAAACGGA TATGGAGCGCTTCATGTCCACTTTGCACATTTGCGAATCCGAAGTTGTGCAACgctttgcaaaatatttaccgAAGGACTTTAGACCCAATATTACGCAAACACTAGTCGATATCTCCATTTCGAAGAACGAGACGGGCCCCTTTTGTAAATGGAATGGTCGATTCTATTTTtgtgacaaaatttttaattttgtggcaACCGACGAAGGTATTTGCTATCAGTTCAATGGTCTACAAGCTAAGGATATATATCGAGATGTCAG CTTTGTAAATTATTATGATGAAGACGTGgtcgatttcaacaattttttcgaacCGCTGCCACGTTTCAACGAGCTAACCGGCAATTGGTCATTGGATGATGGCTATGTGGGCCAAGGCTATAATTCTTATCCTCAACGTACAGCATTTTCATCGGCGCGCAATGgattttttgcttttctacAAGGTTTCCAGCATAATTTCGAATATACTTGTCGAAGCTTTAAGCAAGGGTATAAG GTTTTTCTCACGTCTCCCGAGAGCGTGCCGGTGACAACGAGTAATTACATTTTGCTGCCGCATGGGGACGAGGTGATGGTTAGCGTATTGCCGCATTATGTTATATCCACGGATAATCTGCATGACTTCAGTCCAGAGAA ACGCCAGTGCTACTTCAATGACGAACGTTATTTGCGTTATTTCCGCTCCTATTCACAATCCAATTGTCAGGTGGAGTGTTTAACCAATTTCACCATCAGTAAATGTGGTTGTGCAAAGTTTTGGATGCCAA AGCCAAAAGATGTGCCCGTCTGCGCTGTGAATGATATAAACTGCTATGATACCGCTCAGTCTGAATTGAGCATCCTAATTCAGAATCAAACTATGCAGGCCACTATGGACCCGAATATGAAAATCATTTGTGACTGTATGCCAGCCTGCACCTCACTTGATTACAATGTGGAGATTTCGAGTGCACGCTATGAGCTGAACAAAACATTACAGGCTTTCCGTGAGGTCTACGAGCATGAGGA TTTCATGGGCTCGCGCTTGTCGGTCTACTTCAAGGAGCATCAATTCACGGCAATCAAGCGCACTGTGCTCTTCAGCATCGCCACCTTGATAGCTAACTGGGGTGGCATTCTCGGCTTATTTATGGGCATTTCCAGTTTGAGTCTCATCGAATTGGTTTACTTTTTCTCAGTGCGTTTATATGATAATTTGCGCAAACGTCGTCAAACCAAGAAGCGTTTGATGAAATTGGAAGCAGAGCATGagcgttaa
- the LOC106627256 gene encoding ribonuclease H2 subunit B — protein MSKKSTRSSKPIEETPVPAAKAPALYKVMFISKELLEDPENELTLEYFYHPGKGKPTLFITKSNTELMEVKEFAEPRRSWLINDDVCSDGRIFMTTPIDITLLALHHIRLHCSQKALTLADIGEADDKSTLRLLREFVRGEEHLRCIADVKKANGMVFYKYNAERTLAWLAIKTRRVTEKLRSIGVHCGQSAMSKNYVRGELEGENREESDMDYLRMACDIVGDYLDVDLHEELKEYLEIPEEKLLTTAPKKEEKEKGGKKRKSLQQLNSNENKKIKLEDKGKNVTDKLKNSGLVDGSPTNDHSRPNSSSEEVSPVSVVQAIMTPSPVKVRNLTAKEKALAKSAKGTKSIASFFSKK, from the coding sequence atgagtaaaaaGTCTACACGCTCTTCAAAACCTATCGAGGAAACACCTGTTCCAGCAGCGAAAGCCCCGGCACTTTACAAAGTGATGTTCATATCAAAAGAGCTATTGGAAGATCCTGAAAATGAATTAACCTTGGAGTACTTTTATCATCCTGGAAAAGGCAAGCCtacactttttattacaaaatccAACACAGAGCTAATGGAAGTAAAAGAATTTGCCGAACCAAGGCGTAGCTGGTTAATCAACGATGATGTGTGTTCAGACGGACGCATCTTCATGACAACACCGATTGATATTACGCTGCTTGCATTGCATCATATACGTTTACATTGTTCACAAAAAGCGCTGACTTTAGCTGATATTGGTGAGGCAGATGATAAGAGCACGTTGCGATTACTGCGTGAATTTGTACGCGGCGAGGAGCACTTGAGATGTATCGCCGATGTTAAAAAAGCCAACGGGATggtattttacaaatataacgCTGAGCGAACGCTGGCGTGGTTAGCAATTAAAACACGTCGTGTAACAGAAAAGCTACGCAGCATTGGTGTGCATTGTGGTCAGAGTGCCATGTCAAAAAATTATGTACGTGGTGAACTTGAGGGCGAAAACAGGGAAGAATCTGATATGGATTATTTACGCATGGCATGCGACATAGTCGGTGACTATTTGGATGTAGACTTACACGAGGAGCTTAAAGAATATTTGGAAATACCAGAAGAAAAGCTGTTGACAACTGCGCCGAAGAAGGAGGAAAAAGAGAAAGGTGGAAAGAAACGAAAATCTTTGCAGCAACTTAATTctaatgaaaacaagaaaataaaattggaaGATAAAGGCAAAAATGTAACGGATAAACTTAAAAACAGTGGCTTGGTTGACGGTTCACCAACTAATGACCATAGCAGGCCAAATAGTTCCAGTGAAGAAGTAAGCCCAGTTAGTGTGGTACAAGCAATAATGACACCTTCGCCAGTTAAAGTGAGAAATTTAACAGCTAAGGAAAAGGCGTTAGCAAAGAGTGCCAAAGGTACAAAAAGCATAGCATCGTTTTTTAGTAAGAAATAA
- the LOC138856878 gene encoding V-type proton ATPase subunit C-like isoform X1, whose translation MYVTGPGPPDDNTHAHSELTGKASNLSNSRDTTTTTTTCSACHTGSLNNCSSSEASAASASEREFDLCASSPVCACDECAASANVSASVSASGVSACASASATATTLEADECYPFTSSSLNVPTCHASVIASATATASANAYAYACTSAADCASAAVVANNASYCSTSAPTTMVADERRNAATTTSTTTASKFFNSFSSNNNNNTCNINNNNRLGLTISCSGANMLQLHQSQQHHPHQQHHHHQQQQHHEPLHLQHPLLQQHHHHHHHHQQQQLHHHHHHQPHHHHHQSPLSDGGEGHDQQNLKGSNSTSDLSDTFDWWFHRHKRNSKKSSSRSSTFQLNINNGFNFTPTHRSSPVSSCCGSSSHGRSSPDTDLGEPPAFPLSPVYNADILIFLECLPPSLATCIHKYIQPCA comes from the exons atgtatgtaacaggTCCGGGGCCGCCCGACGACAACACGCATGCGCATTCGGAATTGACGGGTAAAGCATCAAATTTATCGAATAGTCGTGACACGACCACTACCACTACCACTTGTTCCGCATGCCACACCGGAAGCCTAAATAATTGCTCCTCTAGCGAGGCATCTGCAGCGTCTGCGTCTGAGCGTGAATTCGATTTGTGTGCATCGTCGCCTGTGTGCGCGTGTGATGAATGTGCTGCCAGTGCCAATGTGAGCGCTAGCGTTAGCGCGAGCGGCGTCAGCGCCTGCGCTAGTGCGAGCGCCACAGCCACCACCCTTGAGGCTGATGAATGTTATCCTTTTACTTCTTCCTCCCTGAATGTGCCTACATGCCATGCGTCCGTCATCGCATCCGCAACCGCAACCGCATCCGCCAATGCCTACGCCTACGCCTGCACCTCTGCCGCCGATTGCGCATCCGCTGCCGTTGTTGCTAATAATGCCTCATATTGCTCCACATCGGCGCCCACCACAATGGTCGCTGATGAGCGCCGCAACGCTGCTACTACTACTTCTACTACTACCGctagtaaattttttaacagcttttccagcaacaataacaacaacacatgcaacataaataataataatcgttTGGGTTTGACGATCAGTTGTAGCGGCGCAAATATGCTGCAACTGCATCAGTCACAACAGCATCATCCCCACCAACAGCACCACcatcaccaacaacagcaacaccacGAACCGCTTCACCTACAACATCCGTTGTTGCAACAacatcaccaccaccaccatcatcatcaacaacaacaactccaccaccaccaccatcatCAGCCTCATCATCACCACCATCAGTCGCCGCTCTCGGACGGTGGTGAGGGACACGATCAGCAGAACCTGAAGGGCAGCAACAGCACGTCGGATTTGAGTGATACATTCGATTGGTGGTTTCATAGGCAtaaaagaaattcgaaaaagaGCAG CAGTCGCTCATCAACgtttcaattaaatataaacaatggATTTAATTTCACACCAACTCATAGATCGTCCCCAGTGAGTAGTTGTTGTGGCAGTAGTAGTCACGGTCGTTCCAGTCCGGACACAGATTTGGGCGAACCACCGGCATTCCCATTAAGTCCAG TGTATAATGCTGATATTCTGATATTCCTTGAGTGTTTGCCACCATCACTAGCtacttgcatacataaatacatacaaccaTGTGCATAG